A window from Streptomyces subrutilus encodes these proteins:
- a CDS encoding ParB/RepB/Spo0J family partition protein — protein sequence MKPMLRNNPAHVRDQPDHYSEEADEITPALSAMVRVPIDSLCPSDSPRSAGEDMEHVRALAESAAPLPPIVVMSSTMRVIDGMHRLRAAALRGATEIDVRYFEGEEKDAFVLAVKSNIAHGLPLSLDDRKAAAGRILRSHPLWSDRAIGLSTGLSAKTVGTLRSCSTEGLPQSNIRIGRDGRARPLDPTEGRRLAGRLMEENPSAPLRQIAAQAGVSLGTASDVRKRLRRGEGPLPERARPRAESEAGAGQARARRADDAEAGRPSRALMLHHLSRDPSVRLTEDGRALLRWLNVVAVRSADWHRLLGNVPPHRVGAIAELARGCAEIWQQVAEQLEQAEDEEVPARDERALG from the coding sequence ATGAAGCCTATGTTGAGGAACAACCCCGCCCACGTACGCGACCAGCCGGACCATTATTCGGAGGAAGCCGACGAAATTACACCCGCATTATCGGCCATGGTCAGGGTACCCATTGATTCCCTGTGCCCTTCCGATTCCCCGCGCAGCGCGGGCGAGGACATGGAACACGTACGGGCGCTGGCCGAGTCCGCCGCACCGCTTCCCCCCATCGTGGTGATGTCCTCGACCATGCGGGTGATCGACGGCATGCACCGGCTGCGGGCCGCCGCGCTCCGCGGTGCCACGGAGATCGACGTACGCTACTTCGAGGGCGAGGAGAAGGACGCCTTCGTCCTCGCCGTGAAGTCCAACATCGCGCACGGCCTGCCGCTCTCCCTCGACGACCGCAAGGCCGCCGCGGGGCGCATCCTGCGCAGCCATCCGCTCTGGTCCGACCGGGCCATCGGGCTGTCGACCGGTCTGTCGGCCAAGACCGTGGGGACGCTGCGCTCCTGTTCAACCGAGGGACTTCCCCAGTCGAACATCCGCATCGGCCGGGACGGTCGGGCCCGCCCCCTGGACCCCACCGAGGGCAGGCGGCTGGCCGGCCGGCTGATGGAGGAGAACCCCTCGGCGCCGCTGCGCCAGATCGCGGCCCAGGCCGGCGTGTCCCTCGGTACCGCCTCCGACGTCCGCAAACGGCTGCGCCGCGGCGAAGGCCCCCTGCCCGAACGGGCCCGCCCCCGGGCCGAGTCGGAAGCGGGAGCCGGACAGGCGAGAGCGCGCCGCGCCGACGACGCCGAAGCGGGCCGGCCGTCGCGCGCGCTGATGCTGCACCACCTCAGCCGCGACCCGTCCGTCCGCCTGACCGAGGACGGGCGCGCGCTGCTGCGGTGGCTCAACGTCGTGGCGGTGCGCAGCGCGGACTGGCACCGGCTCCTCGGCAACGTCCCCCCGCACCGGGTCGGCGCGATCGCCGAACTGGCGCGCGGCTGCGCCGAGATCTGGCAGCAGGTGGCCGAGCAGCTCGAACAGGCGGAGGACGAGGAGGTCCCGGCCCGCGATGAACGGGCCTTGGGGTGA
- a CDS encoding phosphotransferase: MENTLVERRSLLRLVSDQFPDRLPGGAEASEPEFFPLGEDSWSYRCGPLWISVRRDLDGHFPGAYEAAVRLRESGMDFVLAPLAGRDGRVVHTVAGLPVVVFAYAERALVASVHPTAAQLDLLCDRLRRIHGFSSPAELGAQVPVEDFRFPFETDLEKALQAALDGAAAERGPYGRRLAELVSVRSDHLAALRREAADVADRCADLWRTERPVLTHGDLSPDNVLFGAGAEILDWGGAMWAPPERDWSALIRAFGARPGGREPFLRFYALRWTLAEIAEYAARFSAPHRGDADDRAMWDRLTRYLPAG; encoded by the coding sequence ATGGAGAACACGCTCGTGGAACGCCGGAGCCTGCTCCGGCTCGTCTCGGACCAGTTCCCGGACCGTCTTCCCGGCGGCGCGGAAGCGTCCGAGCCGGAATTCTTCCCGCTCGGCGAGGACAGCTGGTCCTACCGCTGCGGACCTCTGTGGATCAGCGTGCGCCGCGACCTCGACGGGCACTTCCCCGGCGCCTACGAAGCGGCCGTGCGGCTGCGCGAGAGCGGGATGGACTTCGTCCTCGCGCCCCTGGCCGGGCGCGACGGCCGGGTCGTGCACACGGTCGCGGGGCTGCCGGTGGTCGTCTTCGCCTACGCCGAACGCGCGCTCGTCGCATCCGTGCACCCGACGGCCGCCCAACTCGACCTGCTGTGCGACCGGTTGCGCCGGATACACGGCTTCTCCTCCCCCGCCGAGCTCGGCGCCCAGGTGCCGGTGGAGGACTTCCGGTTCCCCTTCGAGACCGACCTGGAGAAGGCGCTGCAGGCCGCGCTGGACGGGGCGGCCGCCGAGCGGGGTCCGTACGGCCGGCGGCTGGCGGAGCTGGTCTCCGTACGGTCGGACCACCTGGCCGCCCTGCGCCGGGAGGCGGCCGACGTGGCCGACCGGTGCGCGGACCTGTGGCGGACCGAGCGTCCCGTGCTGACGCACGGGGACCTGAGCCCGGACAACGTGCTGTTCGGCGCGGGCGCGGAGATCCTGGACTGGGGCGGCGCGATGTGGGCCCCGCCGGAGCGCGACTGGTCCGCGCTGATCCGGGCGTTCGGTGCGCGACCGGGAGGCCGGGAGCCGTTCCTGCGGTTCTACGCGCTGCGCTGGACCCTCGCGGAGATCGCCGAGTACGCGGCGCGCTTCTCGGCGCCCCACCGGGGCGACGCGGACGACCGCGCCATGTGGGACAGGCTCACCCGCTACCTCCCCGCGGGCTGA
- a CDS encoding GMC oxidoreductase, protein MSGNPGAKHGSVGRARVLVVGGGLAGLEFASALAGHGVGDIMVLEAGPGEDLDHIHRAYSRERASEMVFAPEGDPHFHRPWSSRTQPHYTGISGLRRRLGGRSLYWHGVILPLEDWALREPWWPADVVADLTTGHRGGPSLYDRVTADLLEWSGGPAGEDGGAGARRFGGQSFRPLPRACRAVPGTDRWEAYTPLEGWRGADGRVAPPAGIGVRCGTDVLAVDVRDGRARGVVVRDGAGGTETIAADTVVLCAGTVESTRLAVQALTVAGVLREPRLGGLADHIVQGFVVRLPAGGPPPGSYYVPTSPATRSYLRMDVTPDGPGSCLLDVRITGEQLPDERSVVECRPAADFPWPARVRSGLRPEDRRLVAAQREVLRDFWRAAAPEVGVLARPLEFTAFGDADRDNTRVLPGRTRRQPVGRPETWTSLLGTEDHEGGSLPLGRVLTSRHEFVGLPGLYAAGPAVFPRLGAANPSLTTIALSRRLAAALAAESR, encoded by the coding sequence ATGTCCGGTAATCCAGGAGCGAAACACGGATCCGTCGGGCGCGCCCGGGTGCTCGTCGTGGGCGGCGGTCTCGCCGGACTGGAATTCGCCTCGGCTCTGGCGGGGCACGGGGTCGGGGACATCATGGTCCTGGAGGCGGGCCCGGGCGAGGACCTGGACCACATCCACCGGGCGTACAGCCGGGAAAGGGCCTCGGAAATGGTGTTCGCCCCCGAGGGCGATCCCCACTTCCACCGTCCGTGGTCCTCGCGGACGCAGCCGCACTACACCGGCATCTCGGGCCTGCGCCGCCGGCTCGGCGGCCGGTCCCTGTACTGGCACGGGGTGATCCTGCCGCTGGAGGACTGGGCGCTGCGCGAACCGTGGTGGCCGGCCGACGTGGTGGCGGACCTGACCACGGGCCACCGGGGCGGTCCCTCCCTGTACGACCGGGTCACCGCGGACCTCCTGGAGTGGAGCGGCGGCCCGGCCGGGGAGGACGGCGGGGCGGGGGCGCGCCGGTTCGGCGGGCAGTCCTTCCGGCCGCTGCCCCGCGCGTGCCGGGCGGTGCCCGGCACGGACCGCTGGGAGGCGTACACCCCGTTGGAGGGCTGGCGCGGCGCGGACGGGCGCGTGGCGCCGCCGGCGGGGATCGGTGTGCGCTGCGGCACCGACGTGCTGGCCGTGGACGTGCGGGACGGACGGGCGCGGGGCGTCGTGGTCCGCGACGGGGCCGGGGGGACGGAGACGATCGCCGCCGACACCGTGGTCCTGTGCGCGGGCACGGTGGAGAGCACCCGGCTGGCCGTGCAGGCCCTGACGGTGGCGGGCGTGCTGCGCGAACCGCGGCTCGGCGGCCTCGCCGACCACATCGTGCAGGGCTTCGTGGTCCGGCTGCCGGCCGGCGGCCCGCCGCCCGGCTCCTACTACGTGCCGACGAGCCCCGCGACGCGGTCGTACCTGCGGATGGACGTGACCCCGGACGGCCCCGGATCCTGCCTGCTGGACGTACGGATCACCGGGGAGCAGCTCCCGGACGAGCGGAGCGTCGTGGAGTGCCGGCCCGCGGCCGACTTCCCCTGGCCGGCGCGGGTGCGCAGCGGGCTGCGGCCGGAGGACCGGCGGCTGGTCGCCGCGCAGCGGGAGGTGCTGCGGGACTTCTGGCGGGCGGCCGCCCCCGAGGTCGGCGTGCTGGCGCGGCCGCTGGAGTTCACCGCGTTCGGGGACGCGGACCGGGACAACACCCGGGTCCTGCCGGGGCGTACGCGGCGCCAGCCGGTGGGCCGTCCGGAGACGTGGACCAGCCTGCTCGGCACCGAGGACCACGAGGGCGGCAGCCTGCCGTTGGGCCGGGTGCTGACCTCGCGGCACGAGTTCGTCGGCCTTCCCGGCCTGTACGCGGCGGGGCCGGCGGTCTTCCCGCGGCTCGGCGCCGCGAACCCGTCGCTCACGACCATCGCCCTGTCGCGCCGGCTCGCCGCGGCCCTCGCCGCCGAGTCCCGCTGA
- a CDS encoding glycosyltransferase has translation MIGYGVCVGPTDLFDRICRPGIERVRTPGSPLFTMRHQRSMFEAYNAIFDQAAANSDVTGLVMLHDDVELRKNPVDVAGPVFEDESVGMLGSLGGSDTVSLAWWNEKSTRRGRVADYDKVHDHGAGRFEVHAVDDVILCVNRWVIENVRFPQGHYRGFEGLGVILATLVRAAGKRVMVEDLQDVMHHNAGRGFNGLKDWRHNELRWQREFFDLGPLERVGNHLEDLAVPAIPARIAARRLALRAAGRGHEVSDGESGDPAIDALVDGWYRRCRRLRGRMTV, from the coding sequence GTGATTGGCTACGGGGTCTGCGTTGGCCCGACCGATCTGTTCGACCGTATCTGCCGTCCGGGCATCGAGCGCGTCCGCACCCCGGGCAGCCCGTTGTTCACCATGCGCCACCAGCGCTCCATGTTCGAGGCGTACAACGCGATCTTCGACCAGGCGGCCGCCAACTCCGACGTCACGGGGCTGGTGATGCTCCACGACGACGTCGAACTGCGGAAGAATCCGGTCGATGTCGCGGGCCCGGTCTTCGAGGACGAGTCGGTGGGCATGCTCGGCTCGCTCGGCGGCTCGGACACGGTCTCGCTGGCCTGGTGGAACGAGAAGTCCACCCGGCGCGGCCGGGTGGCCGACTACGACAAGGTGCACGACCACGGCGCGGGCCGGTTCGAGGTGCACGCCGTCGACGACGTCATCCTGTGCGTCAACCGCTGGGTGATCGAGAACGTCCGCTTCCCGCAGGGCCACTACCGCGGCTTCGAGGGGCTCGGCGTCATCCTCGCCACGCTGGTGCGCGCCGCCGGCAAGCGGGTGATGGTCGAGGACCTCCAGGACGTGATGCACCACAACGCCGGCCGCGGTTTCAACGGCCTGAAGGACTGGCGCCACAACGAGCTGCGCTGGCAACGGGAGTTCTTCGACCTCGGCCCGCTGGAGCGGGTGGGCAACCACCTGGAGGACCTGGCCGTTCCGGCGATCCCCGCCCGGATAGCGGCCCGGCGGCTGGCCCTGCGCGCCGCGGGCCGCGGGCACGAGGTGAGCGACGGGGAGTCGGGCGATCCGGCGATCGACGCCCTGGTGGACGGCTGGTACCGGCGGTGCAGGCGGCTGCGCGGCCGGATGACGGTGTGA
- a CDS encoding inositol monophosphatase family protein yields the protein MDIDSDGRLAHRLVDLADGIALRHFRNGPRSHRKADGSPVSEADLAVERAMLEVLAAERPGDAVLSEECGAAPAAGGDAQPARRWILDPIDGTIPFLAGERAWGTHVALEVDGALRTVVLSRPTEGRRWWARSGAGAYASTSAQPLSTDRRLRMRQEAVALRSARLGGFLFPDSPATRVPAGTTWVDAPVCLIADLLEGRVDAAVDEGGHVWDRAPAALLVREAGGHVDDLSGGRRLDAPWLVYARRGLAAELTDRLRTQVL from the coding sequence ATGGACATCGACAGCGACGGACGTCTCGCGCACCGCCTGGTGGACCTGGCCGACGGCATTGCGCTCCGCCACTTCCGCAACGGCCCCCGCTCGCACCGGAAAGCGGACGGAAGCCCGGTCAGCGAGGCGGACCTCGCCGTGGAACGGGCGATGCTGGAGGTACTGGCGGCCGAACGGCCCGGGGACGCGGTCCTGAGCGAGGAGTGCGGCGCGGCCCCGGCGGCCGGCGGGGACGCGCAGCCCGCGCGCCGCTGGATCCTCGACCCGATCGACGGCACCATCCCCTTCCTGGCCGGTGAGCGCGCCTGGGGCACGCACGTGGCGCTGGAGGTCGACGGCGCACTGCGGACCGTCGTCCTCAGCAGGCCCACCGAGGGCCGCCGGTGGTGGGCCCGGTCCGGGGCCGGGGCCTACGCGTCCACCTCGGCGCAGCCGCTCTCCACCGACCGCCGGCTGCGGATGCGGCAGGAGGCGGTCGCGCTCCGCTCCGCCCGGCTCGGCGGCTTCCTCTTCCCCGACTCGCCGGCCACCCGCGTCCCGGCCGGCACGACCTGGGTCGACGCCCCGGTCTGCCTCATCGCCGACCTGCTGGAGGGCCGGGTGGACGCGGCCGTCGACGAGGGCGGGCACGTGTGGGACCGGGCGCCGGCCGCCCTGCTGGTCCGGGAGGCCGGCGGCCACGTCGACGACCTGTCGGGCGGCCGGCGGCTCGACGCGCCGTGGCTGGTGTACGCACGGCGCGGTCTGGCCGCGGAACTCACCGACCGGCTCCGCACCCAGGTCCTCTGA
- a CDS encoding streptomycin biosynthesis protein StrG encodes MANYTRLRYDVTKIPVAELVREVMAVDDLEGLAASDAPATRETDQSTPYHRRFYDSFDVVAPVYRKLAQELLGQETERLYLQRVPTFRVHLRNSLAVGDWHRDRDFGHDPSEVNYWVPLTRAYGNNTVWIENEPVHAEYGEVIVFDGANSWHGNVVNDTGISRVSMDFRTLPRDRYRPNAKKSVSFGMPFLLGEYWDII; translated from the coding sequence ATGGCGAACTACACGCGGCTGCGCTACGACGTCACGAAGATCCCCGTCGCCGAACTGGTCCGCGAGGTCATGGCGGTGGACGACCTGGAGGGCCTGGCGGCGAGCGACGCGCCGGCCACGCGGGAGACCGACCAGAGCACGCCCTACCACCGGCGCTTCTACGACAGCTTCGACGTCGTGGCTCCGGTCTACCGCAAGCTCGCGCAGGAGCTGCTGGGTCAGGAGACCGAGAGGCTCTACCTCCAGCGGGTGCCGACCTTCCGGGTGCACCTGCGCAACTCCCTCGCCGTCGGCGACTGGCACCGTGACCGGGACTTCGGCCACGACCCCTCCGAGGTCAACTACTGGGTGCCGCTGACGAGGGCGTACGGCAACAACACGGTGTGGATCGAGAACGAGCCGGTGCACGCCGAGTACGGCGAGGTCATCGTCTTCGACGGCGCCAACTCCTGGCACGGCAACGTCGTCAACGACACCGGCATCAGCCGGGTCAGCATGGATTTCCGCACTCTTCCCCGCGACCGGTACCGCCCCAACGCGAAGAAATCGGTGTCCTTCGGAATGCCGTTCCTGCTCGGGGAGTACTGGGACATCATCTGA
- a CDS encoding glucose-1-phosphate thymidylyltransferase: MKALVLAGGSGTRLRPITHTSAKQLVPVANKPVLFYGLEAIAAAGIKDVGIVVGDNAREISDAVGDGSKFGLDITYIPQSAPLGLAHAVLVSRDYLGDDDFTMYLGDNFVVGGIEGPIEAFRAHRPDAHLLLTHVSDPRGFGVAELDASGRVRGLEEKPAHPKSDLALVGVYLFSPAIHEAVRAVTPSWRGELEITHAVQWLIDEGRDVRSSRITGYWKDTGNVTDMLEVNRLVLEAVEPRCDGVVENSEIIGRVRIEEGAVVRNARVVGPVVIGAGTVVADSYVGPFTSIAEECLVEDSELEFSIVLRGASISGVRRIEASLIGRHVQVTPAPPVPHAHRLVLGDHSRAQISS, from the coding sequence ATGAAAGCCCTCGTACTCGCCGGCGGCTCGGGAACCCGGCTCCGCCCCATCACCCACACCTCGGCGAAGCAATTGGTCCCGGTCGCCAACAAGCCCGTGCTCTTCTACGGACTGGAGGCGATAGCGGCGGCCGGGATAAAGGACGTGGGCATCGTCGTCGGCGACAACGCGCGCGAGATATCGGACGCCGTCGGGGACGGGTCGAAATTCGGTCTCGACATCACCTACATCCCCCAGTCGGCGCCGCTGGGCCTGGCCCACGCCGTCCTCGTCTCCCGCGACTACCTGGGCGACGACGACTTCACGATGTACCTGGGGGACAACTTCGTCGTCGGCGGGATCGAGGGGCCGATCGAGGCGTTCCGCGCCCACCGCCCGGACGCGCACCTGCTGCTGACCCACGTCTCCGACCCGCGCGGCTTCGGCGTCGCCGAACTCGACGCGTCGGGACGCGTGCGCGGGCTGGAGGAGAAGCCGGCACACCCGAAGAGCGACCTCGCGCTCGTGGGCGTCTACCTCTTCTCCCCGGCCATCCACGAGGCCGTCCGGGCCGTCACGCCGTCCTGGCGGGGCGAGTTGGAGATCACGCACGCCGTGCAGTGGCTGATCGACGAGGGCCGCGACGTCCGCTCCAGCCGGATCACCGGCTACTGGAAGGACACCGGCAACGTCACCGACATGCTGGAGGTCAACCGGCTGGTGCTGGAGGCCGTCGAACCGCGCTGCGACGGCGTCGTGGAGAACAGCGAGATCATCGGCCGGGTCCGGATCGAGGAGGGCGCCGTCGTGCGCAACGCGCGCGTCGTGGGGCCCGTGGTCATCGGCGCCGGCACGGTCGTCGCCGACTCCTACGTGGGCCCCTTCACCTCGATCGCCGAGGAGTGCCTCGTCGAGGACAGCGAGCTGGAGTTCTCCATCGTGCTGCGCGGCGCCTCCATCAGCGGCGTGCGGCGCATCGAGGCCTCGCTCATCGGACGGCACGTCCAGGTCACCCCGGCGCCGCCGGTGCCGCACGCGCACCGGCTCGTCCTGGGGGACCACAGCCGGGCCCAGATCTCCTCGTAG
- a CDS encoding inosamine-phosphate amidinotransferase 1 translates to MSLVSVHNEWDPLEEIIVGTAVGARVPRPDRSVFTVEYADQYDDQEQVPSGPYPDRVLKETEEELQILAEELGRLGVTVRRPGERDQSATLATPDWQTDGFHDYCPRDGLLSVGQTVIETPMALRARFLESLAYKDILLEYFASGTRWISAPKPRLTDGMYDPSAPAGERLLEQEPVFDAANVLRFGTDLLYLVSDSGNELGAKWLQSAVGDAYTVHPCRKLYASTHVDSTIVPLRPGLVLVNPSRVNDGNMPEFLRSWQTITCPDLVDIGFTGDRPHCSVWIGMNLLVVRPDLAVVDRRQTGLIKLLEKHGMDVLPLQLTHSRTLGGGFHCATLDVRRTGSLETYRF, encoded by the coding sequence ATGAGTCTCGTCAGCGTGCACAACGAATGGGATCCGCTGGAGGAGATAATCGTCGGTACGGCCGTCGGGGCGCGCGTTCCCCGGCCCGATCGCAGTGTGTTCACGGTCGAGTACGCCGACCAGTACGACGACCAGGAGCAGGTCCCCTCCGGCCCCTATCCGGACCGGGTGCTGAAGGAGACCGAGGAGGAGCTCCAGATCCTGGCCGAGGAGCTGGGCCGGCTGGGGGTCACGGTCCGGCGTCCCGGCGAGCGGGACCAGTCCGCGACCCTCGCCACCCCCGACTGGCAGACCGACGGCTTCCACGACTACTGCCCGCGCGACGGCCTCCTCTCGGTCGGGCAGACGGTCATCGAGACCCCGATGGCCCTGCGCGCCCGGTTCCTGGAGTCGCTGGCGTACAAGGACATCCTGCTGGAGTACTTCGCCTCCGGCACCCGCTGGATCTCCGCGCCCAAGCCGCGGCTCACCGACGGCATGTACGATCCGTCGGCGCCCGCGGGAGAGCGGCTCCTGGAGCAGGAGCCGGTCTTCGACGCGGCGAACGTGCTCCGCTTCGGCACCGACCTGCTGTACCTGGTCTCCGACAGCGGCAACGAACTCGGCGCCAAGTGGCTCCAGTCGGCGGTCGGCGACGCCTACACCGTGCACCCGTGCCGCAAGCTGTACGCCTCCACCCACGTCGACTCCACCATCGTGCCGCTGCGGCCCGGCCTGGTGCTCGTCAACCCGTCGCGGGTCAACGACGGCAACATGCCGGAGTTCCTGCGGTCCTGGCAGACCATCACCTGCCCGGACCTGGTGGACATCGGCTTCACCGGCGACCGCCCGCACTGCTCGGTGTGGATCGGGATGAACCTGCTGGTCGTACGGCCCGACCTCGCGGTGGTGGACCGCCGCCAGACCGGGCTGATCAAGCTGCTGGAGAAGCACGGCATGGACGTGCTGCCGCTGCAGCTCACCCATTCCCGGACCCTCGGGGGCGGTTTCCACTGCGCCACCCTCGACGTCCGGCGCACCGGGTCGCTGGAGACCTACCGGTTCTGA
- a CDS encoding DegT/DnrJ/EryC1/StrS family aminotransferase yields the protein MPGPGYRFVGEEERENVLAVLDHWSSGRETFDAPEEGVWVRRFEQAAADRFGAAHCLGVNSGTSALLAALVGLGIGPGDEVIVPGYMFVASIASVLHCGADAVLAEIDESLTLDPADVRARITPRTKAIMPVHMLGAPADMTALRALADEYGLHLVEDCAQAAGGSHAGRALGTIGAAGAFSLNHFKVITALQGGFVLTGDPRVFQRAYSFHDQGWFPYRMDHGEGHRLLGMNLGLGELHAAVALAQLGKLDRVLERVRAVKRELVERIGELPGVRRRTLHDAAGECASFAVYVFEDAGHARRTADHLKVKPLLESPTHYYGSLPALTAFGRGDRSVVPFRAPGALPPAHCYEPGSLPRTDSVLGRSLALATGVSDSYLGAGFGVHAGSSSIEVREAADTFRRAVLGGGPAR from the coding sequence GTGCCAGGACCCGGATACCGCTTCGTCGGCGAGGAGGAGCGGGAGAACGTGCTCGCCGTGCTCGACCACTGGAGCTCCGGCCGCGAGACCTTCGACGCGCCCGAGGAGGGGGTGTGGGTGCGCCGCTTCGAGCAGGCCGCGGCCGACCGGTTCGGCGCCGCGCACTGCCTCGGGGTCAACAGCGGCACCTCGGCGCTGCTCGCGGCGCTGGTCGGCCTCGGCATCGGGCCCGGCGACGAGGTGATCGTGCCCGGCTACATGTTCGTGGCCTCGATCGCGTCCGTCCTGCACTGCGGGGCCGACGCGGTCCTCGCCGAGATCGACGAGTCGCTGACCCTCGATCCGGCGGACGTCCGGGCGAGGATCACCCCGCGCACGAAGGCGATCATGCCGGTGCACATGCTGGGCGCGCCCGCGGACATGACCGCGCTGCGCGCCCTGGCCGACGAGTACGGGCTGCACCTGGTCGAGGACTGCGCGCAGGCCGCGGGCGGCAGCCACGCGGGGCGCGCGCTGGGGACGATCGGCGCCGCCGGGGCGTTCTCCCTCAACCACTTCAAGGTGATCACCGCCCTGCAGGGCGGGTTCGTGCTGACCGGTGATCCGCGGGTCTTCCAGCGGGCGTACTCCTTCCACGACCAGGGCTGGTTCCCGTACCGGATGGACCACGGGGAGGGGCACCGGCTGCTCGGCATGAACCTGGGGCTGGGCGAACTGCACGCGGCGGTGGCGCTGGCGCAGCTCGGGAAGCTCGACCGGGTGCTGGAGCGGGTCAGGGCGGTGAAGCGGGAGCTGGTCGAGCGGATCGGGGAGCTGCCCGGGGTGCGGCGCAGGACGCTCCACGACGCGGCGGGCGAGTGCGCCAGCTTCGCCGTGTACGTCTTCGAGGACGCGGGGCACGCCCGGCGGACCGCCGACCACCTCAAGGTGAAGCCGCTGCTGGAGTCGCCGACGCACTACTACGGGAGCCTGCCGGCGCTGACCGCGTTCGGGCGGGGGGACCGCTCGGTCGTGCCGTTCAGGGCGCCGGGCGCCCTGCCGCCGGCCCACTGCTACGAGCCGGGGTCGCTGCCGCGCACGGACAGCGTCCTGGGGCGCTCGCTGGCGCTGGCGACGGGGGTGTCCGACAGCTACCTGGGGGCCGGGTTCGGGGTGCACGCGGGCTCGTCGTCGATCGAGGTCAGGGAGGCCGCGGACACCTTCCGGCGCGCGGTGCTGGGCGGCGGCCCGGCGCGCTGA
- a CDS encoding aminoglycoside phosphotransferase family protein, producing MSTSETVDVPDALVASYTKNGDEAESAWIAALPKLAAEFLDRWELKRDGAAGCGEASLVLPVARRDGTRAALRFQMPREETAAALIGLRTWNGDGAVRLLDHDPVTATMLLERLDGSRTLESVEDDDTAMGVLAGLLARLVAVPAPQGLRGLGDIAAQMLEEAPRAVAALVDPADQRRLHTWASAVEELVGEPGDRMLHWDLHYGNVLAAEREPWLAIDPEPLAGDPGFDLWPALDSGWEELAAAGDDLRVVRRRFDLLTEALGLDRARAAGWTMGRLLQNSLWDIEDGSAVLAPSQIAVAEALPIR from the coding sequence ATGAGCACGTCGGAAACCGTCGACGTCCCGGACGCGCTGGTCGCGTCGTACACCAAGAACGGTGACGAGGCCGAGTCGGCCTGGATCGCCGCGCTGCCGAAACTGGCCGCCGAATTCCTCGACCGCTGGGAGCTGAAACGGGACGGCGCGGCCGGCTGCGGCGAGGCCTCGCTGGTGCTGCCGGTGGCACGGCGGGACGGCACGCGCGCCGCGCTGCGGTTCCAGATGCCCCGGGAGGAGACCGCGGCCGCGCTGATCGGGCTGCGGACCTGGAACGGTGACGGCGCGGTGCGCCTGCTCGACCACGATCCGGTGACGGCCACCATGCTGTTGGAGCGGCTGGACGGCTCGCGCACCCTGGAGTCCGTCGAGGACGACGACACCGCGATGGGCGTCCTCGCCGGGCTGCTGGCCAGGCTCGTCGCGGTGCCCGCCCCGCAGGGCCTGCGCGGGCTCGGCGACATCGCCGCGCAGATGCTGGAGGAGGCGCCGCGCGCGGTGGCCGCCCTGGTGGACCCGGCCGACCAGCGGCGCCTGCACACCTGGGCCTCGGCGGTGGAGGAGCTGGTGGGCGAACCGGGGGACCGGATGCTGCACTGGGACCTGCACTACGGCAACGTGCTCGCCGCCGAGCGCGAGCCCTGGCTCGCCATCGACCCGGAGCCGCTGGCCGGGGACCCGGGCTTCGACCTGTGGCCGGCGCTGGACAGCGGCTGGGAGGAGCTCGCCGCGGCGGGCGACGACCTGCGGGTGGTGCGGCGGCGGTTCGACCTGCTGACCGAGGCGCTGGGCCTGGACCGCGCGCGGGCGGCCGGCTGGACGATGGGCCGGCTGCTGCAGAACTCCCTGTGGGACATCGAGGACGGCAGCGCCGTCCTGGCCCCGTCCCAGATCGCCGTCGCGGAGGCGTTGCCGATCCGCTGA